A genome region from Eurosta solidaginis isolate ZX-2024a chromosome 2, ASM4086904v1, whole genome shotgun sequence includes the following:
- the Ent1 gene encoding equilibrative nucleoside transporter 1 — protein sequence MPTRWKGKATDQQVLIESEEFPQSGNAIDNGVGDPVHKDRLNANTDSSDEDDIKYMQAILPTMNNEMDEADLRTNRQILISNAPPDRYSYTYAVFYLLGVATMTPWNFFVTAEDYWMYKFRNTTINDTSIDTPELTPMQKSFTCDLTLTASISGTTFLILNAIYGHLVSLNVKILGTLFTILGIFIVTTSFVEVNTDQWQEQFFLITLLTVVIINISSATMSGGIFGVAGLFPSLYMTALVSGQALGGIISSLAFIFVLAFGAAPSVTAFIYFIIATVTILLSIICYAIMSHQPFFIYYFEGGDKYEILADTPSHSRSADVAIQLEPNIKEVFGKIFVESVNICLLFATTLSVYPGVTVLMQSENYGKGYAWNDIYYMPVVNYLFFNSGDYFGRILAGLWERPRDNPHTVLLMTVIRMIYVPLFLCSNSNIHYFLPILVHTDTSFIIMILTFGITNGYLANINLIMAPRSVMRHEKEMASSIMAASLSLGLAVGSLLSMSFVQML from the exons ATGCCCACTAGGTGGAAAGGCAAAGCTACGGATCAACAGGTGCTGATAGAAAGCGAGGAGTTTCCACAGTCCGGAAATGCTATTGACAACGGCGTTGGGGATCCCGTACATAAAGACAGGTTAAATGCGAATACTGATTCCAGCGATGAAGATGACATAAAGTATATGCAAGCGATACTGCCAACAATGAACAACGAAATGGATGAAGCGGATTTACGTACTAATAGGCAAATATTAATATCAAATGCTCCTCCAGATCGGTACAGCTATACATATGCTGTATTTTATCTTTTGGGTGTAGCCACAATGACACCATGGAATTTCTTTGTAACAGCTGAAGAT TATTGGATGTACAAATTCAGAAACACAACCATCAATGATACAAGTATAGATACACCAGAACTGACACCGATGCAAAAAAGCTTCACCTGTGATCTTACACTCACTGCATCTATTTCGGGCACAACTTTTCTGATACTCAATGCTATTTATGGACACCTAGTTTCGCTTAATGTGAAAATACTTGGGACTCTTTTCACAATTTTAGGTATTTTTATAGTTACGACGAGCTTCGTTGAGGTCAACACGGATCAATGGcaagaacaattttttctaatCACTTTGCTTACTGTGGTAATAATCAACA TATCATCGGCTACGATGTCTGGAGGTATTTTCGGGGTAGCTGGACTCTTTCCATCTCTTTATATGACTGCTTTGGTCAGTGGTCAAGCTTTAGGTGGGATAATTTCGTCACTTGCATTTATTTTTGTACTTGCATTTGGTGCTGCGCCATCGGTTACagcttttatatattttatcattgCCACTGTAACGATTTTATTATCCATAATCTGCTACGCTATTATGTCGCATCAACCATTTTTTATATACTACTTTGAAGGAGGAGATAAGTATGAAATATTGGCAGATACGCCTTCACATAGTCGTAGTGCTGATGTTGCAATCCAATTAGAACCGAACATTAAAGAAGTTTTTGGCAAAATATTTGTTGAGTCAGTAAATATTTGTCTACTTTTCGCAACGACTCTGTCGGTATATCCAGGCGTTACAGTGTTAATGCAGTCTGAGAACTATGGCAAAGGATATGCTTGGAATG ATATATATTACATGCCAGTTGTTAACTATCTTTTCTTTAATTCCGGCGACTATTTCGGTCGCATACTAGCTGGATTGTGGGAAAGA CCACGAGACAATCCTCATACGGTGCTCTTAATGACTGTGATACGCATGATTTATGTGCCTCTTTTCTTATGTTCGAATAGTAATATACATTACTTTTTGCCTATTCTTGTGCATACAGACACATCGTTTATTATAATGATACTTACCTTTGGCATAACTAATGGGTACTTAGCTAATATCAACTTAATAATGGCTCCCAG ATCCGTCATGCGTCATGAAAAAGAAATGGCTTCCTCGATTATGGCGGCTAGTTTGAGTTTAGGACTGGCAGTGGGTTCATTACTTAGCATGTCGTTCGTTCAAATGCTATGA